Below is a genomic region from Rubidibacter lacunae KORDI 51-2.
TCCAGGTGTGCTCCCTCCAGGCGTGCTCCCTCCAGATAGGCTCCAATAATGTGTACTCCCTCCAGGTGTGCCCCTTACAGGCGTGCTCCTTCCAGGTAGGCTCCCTTCAAGTAGGCTCCCTCCAGGTGTGCTCCAATCAGGTGTGCTCCAATCAGGCGGGCTCGCTCCAGGTGCGCTCCCTCCAGGTGCGCTCCAAATAGGCTGGCTCGCTCCAGGTAGGCTCGCTCCAGGTGTGCTCCCTCCAGGTGTGCTCCAATCAGGCGGGCTCGCTCCAGGTGCGCTTGCTCTAGGTGCGCTCTTTCCAGGCGGGCTCGCTCCAGGTGGGCTTCCTCTAAGTTGGCTTCAAACAGGTGGGCTCGCTCCAGATGGGCTTCCTCTAAGTTGGCTTCAAACAGGTGGGCTCGGTCCAAGTTGGCTCGCTTCAAATTGGCTCCAACCAGGTAGATCGCAACCTCAGGATGCTTCTCACGCCAAGCATTCCAATGCTCGGTACCCTGCAGCAGAATCGCTAGCAAGTCAAATCTGTCTGTCCCA
It encodes:
- a CDS encoding pentapeptide repeat-containing protein; this translates as MSTTTTGGGTDRFDLLAILLQGTEHWNAWREKHPEVAIYLVGANLKRANLDRAHLFEANLEEAHLERAHLFEANLEEAHLERARLERAHLEQAHLERARLIGAHLEGAHLERAYLERASLFGAHLEGAHLERARLIGAHLIGAHLEGAYLKGAYLEGARL